A region from the Acidiferrobacter sp. SPIII_3 genome encodes:
- a CDS encoding type IV secretion system DNA-binding domain-containing protein codes for MDISTDIKNAVREHNRSACGGSFLKWWARFLAGLAGAGWAGVIFLSDIFAQHATGFFGNVEAIVGGVVAWKLLPKAIRQARAQVRGPRAPDADEAHQRGTRIVDATMAARVLHHGAGDLEIGGVPLPRNVEQQHVLLLGAPGSGKSVALKALLMAIRNRHSDGAVIHDPTGEMVAMLHDPSKDLIINPLDARHAPRSPWTDMQPGDEAMLSKALIPSADGDNKYFSDAAQATLEVLFQQTANVDDLVRAGLGESSTTLIERLEKAGLAGMVGNAKTFGSVRGNLAPYLKSLALLPPVPPGLDGVSLKDFCERPAGRFIFLLTSGRTRDALAPIHKLFLSQLVAVATSLRPDPARRVWLALDEVPVLLPSPTIGTVLSEGRKFGLSIMMAAQAIGQVKSRVGADEAAALLSMPKSRLLLRVGDGETAEALSREIGDRHIKRRQVSHTENSGGGGQGSSSSRGTSTTWQDQTERAVLPSQIMALPDLMGVLRVETSTMWVRLAYQSYPTIADDYQPIPPRPLPVPEEGEGE; via the coding sequence ATGGACATTTCGACGGACATCAAAAACGCGGTGCGCGAGCATAACCGCTCGGCGTGCGGCGGGTCATTTCTCAAATGGTGGGCGCGGTTCCTCGCCGGGCTCGCGGGTGCAGGGTGGGCGGGAGTCATTTTTCTCTCTGATATTTTTGCCCAGCACGCCACCGGATTTTTTGGGAATGTGGAAGCGATCGTTGGCGGGGTGGTGGCCTGGAAGCTTTTACCAAAAGCCATCCGCCAGGCACGCGCGCAGGTGCGCGGCCCGCGCGCTCCTGACGCGGACGAGGCCCATCAGCGCGGCACGCGGATCGTCGATGCCACGATGGCGGCGCGGGTCCTGCACCACGGCGCCGGCGACCTGGAGATCGGGGGCGTGCCCCTGCCCCGCAACGTCGAACAACAGCACGTTTTGCTGTTGGGCGCCCCGGGGTCGGGCAAGAGCGTCGCGCTGAAAGCGCTTCTGATGGCGATTCGCAACCGTCACAGTGACGGCGCGGTGATTCATGATCCCACCGGCGAGATGGTCGCCATGCTGCATGACCCATCCAAAGACCTCATCATTAACCCGCTCGATGCGCGCCACGCGCCGCGGTCGCCATGGACCGACATGCAGCCAGGCGATGAGGCGATGCTCTCCAAAGCCCTGATTCCAAGCGCGGATGGTGACAACAAATATTTCTCTGATGCCGCACAAGCGACCTTGGAAGTATTGTTTCAGCAGACTGCCAATGTCGATGACCTTGTGCGCGCGGGCCTCGGGGAGAGCAGCACGACCCTGATCGAGCGCCTGGAAAAGGCCGGGCTCGCTGGCATGGTCGGAAACGCGAAAACCTTCGGCAGCGTCCGTGGCAATTTGGCGCCCTATCTGAAAAGCCTGGCTTTGTTGCCCCCCGTGCCTCCCGGCCTGGACGGCGTGAGCCTGAAGGATTTTTGCGAGCGCCCCGCCGGCCGGTTCATTTTCCTGCTGACCAGCGGACGGACCCGGGATGCGCTGGCCCCCATCCATAAACTGTTCCTCTCGCAACTGGTGGCCGTGGCGACATCCCTTCGGCCGGACCCCGCGCGGCGTGTGTGGCTGGCCCTCGATGAGGTCCCGGTCCTTCTCCCGTCGCCGACGATTGGAACCGTCTTGAGCGAGGGCCGGAAGTTCGGGCTTTCCATAATGATGGCCGCCCAGGCGATCGGGCAGGTCAAGTCGCGCGTGGGAGCGGACGAGGCGGCGGCGCTCTTGAGTATGCCGAAAAGCCGCCTTTTGCTGCGCGTCGGGGATGGCGAGACGGCCGAGGCTCTGAGTCGCGAGATCGGGGACCGGCATATCAAGCGCCGCCAAGTCTCACACACCGAAAACAGCGGGGGCGGAGGTCAGGGCAGCAGCTCGTCCCGCGGCACTTCCACCACATGGCAGGACCAGACCGAACGCGCCGTGCTCCCCAGCCAGATCATGGCCCTGCCCGACCTTATGGGGGTGTTGAGGGTGGAGACCTCGACTATGTGGGTGCGCCTCGCCTACCAGTCCTACCCCACGATCGCCGACGACTACCAGCCCATCCCGCCGCGCCCCCTGCCGGTCCCCGAGGAGGGCGAGGGGGAGTAA